Within the Ensifer canadensis genome, the region CGACGGTGCCGCGAACCACGTGACTAGAAATGACGATGACGGCACCAGGCAAGGAGGGCATTTCGGGCATCGGCCAGTCCAATCCTTCGATTTGAACTCTGATCACCGACTGTCACCGCCATGTCAACAGGCTATGGCAGACAGGTTCCGCACGAGCCGCTGGCGTTTTCGTGCTTTTTCATCGAAATTCGAGCAATTTTCGCCAATCTGCCTTCGATTTAAATGGATTTGAGCTGTTTTCACGTGAGATTCTCCGATTCTCGGCTCGTTTTTGCCGAAATCGTCATAAAAAGCGGTCGCCATTAGCCAAGGTTCTGATAGGGTCTAGCCTATCATGAATGGGAGAAACTTCATGGGCGTGAAATACAATCCGAAGCGGGACAGACACATCGACGCAGCGAAGGCGGCGGCCATCAAACTGGGCACCGACGCGCTGGCGCCCGAGATCCTCTTCGGCGGGGCCAGCAACGACGACCTCGATCTTTATTCGGCGGACATGCTGGCACTGACGGCGGCCCATGCGAGAAGCGAACTCGCACGCTGGGACGGCGGCAAACCTCAAGTGTCGGTTGAAACCGTGGCCGGCGTTGCGCCTGGCGGCACCGAGGTTTCGATCATTGCCGTCACCGAACACAACATGCCGTTCCTCTTTGATTCGGTCATGGGCGAGGTGACGACCACGCACCGCGATATCCATCTCGCGATCCATCCCATTCTGGTCCAGGAACCGGGCAAGCCCGCCAAGCCGTTCGATCCGGACGAGCCGAGCGATCCGGCACACCGGATCAGCCACATCCAGATCCACCTGAGCAAGTTGACGCCGGTCGAGGCGCAATCGCTCAGCAACCGTATCCGCGATGTGCTCGAACAGGTTCATCAGGCCGTGCACGACTGGCCGGCGATGACGACGCTGCTCGATCACGCGATGAAGGAACTCGAGGACTACAACGCCTCGCGCAAGAAGAGCGACCGCGACGAAGCGCTGGCCTTCCTTCGCTGGCTCAGGGACAACAACTTCACCTTCCTCGGCATGCGCGAATACACCTATTCGGGCAAGGGCGGGAAGGCGACGGTCGAGCGCGGCAAGGGCAGGGGCCTCGGCATCCTTTCCAATCCCGATGTGCGCGTGCTGCGCCAGGGCAAGGACGCAGTTCTGACCACGCCGGAGATTCTGGCCTTCCTCGAAAGCCCGGATTTCCTGATCGTCACCAAGGCCAATGTGAAGTCGGTCGTGCACCGCCGCGCCTATATGGACTACATCGGCGTCAAGCGTTTCGATGCCGACGGCAATGTCGCCGGCGAGCTGCGCATCGTCGGCCTGTTCACCTCCTCGGCCTATACCCGTCAGGCCGCGGAAATCCCGCTGCTGCGCCACAAGATCGAGAAGATCGTCGATCATTTCGGCTACGATCCGCAGAGCCATTCCGGCAAGATGCTGGACAACACGCTCGAATCCTACCCGCGCGACGATCTCTTCCAGATCGACGTCGGCCTGCTCGCCGCCTTCTGCGAACAGATCAACGAGCTCGGCGACCGTCCGCGCATCCGCGTTCTGCCACGCATCGACCATTTCGACCGCTTCGTTTCGGTCATCGTCTTCGTACCGCGCGAGCAATATGATTCCGACGTTCGCGAGAAGATCGGGGACTATCTGAAGACGGCTTATGACGGTCGTGTTTCGGCCTACTACCCGGCCTTCCCCGAGGGCGGTCTGGCGCGCGTGCACTTCATCATCGGCCGGACCAGCGGCAAGACGCCGCGCATCCCCCAGGCCAAGCTCGAGGAGGCCGTGCGAGGCATCGTCACGCGCTGGATCGATCGCTTCGACCTGCTTGCCCGCAAGGATGGCATCGAGCTCAGCGTTGGCGAAGCCTACCAGGCGGCCTTTGCACCGGCCGAAGCCTATGCCGATCTCGCCGATATCGCCGCCTGCAAGGCGGAAGATCCGATCCGGATCTCGTTCTACCACTACAACCGCCCGGTCAATCGTCCTGATACGGCCGAGCTGAAGATCTTCCACGCCGGCGAACCCGTATCGCTTTCGCGCCGCGTGCCGCTGCTCGAAAATCTCGGCTTCCGGGTCATCAGCGAGCAGACCTACGACCTCAACGTCGGCAAGCATGGCGAGGACCAGCATCGCGTCGTGCTGCACGACATGGAGTTGATCCATCGCGACGGCCATGCGCTCAATCTCGACAAGTCGGGTGCGGCGCTCGAGGAAGCCTTCCTCGCCGCCTGGAACGGCACGATCGAGGATGATAACTTCAACAGGCTGATCCTGCTCGCCGGCTTGAACGCCCGCGAAGTGACGGTGCTGCGTGCCTATGCCCGCTACCTCCGCCAGGCCGGCATCACCTATTCGCAGGGCTATATCGCCGACACGCTGAACAAATATCCGGCGATTGCCGCCGATATCTTCAAGCTGTTCGTCACCCGCATGGACCCGGCGATCGAGGAGAAGCCGCGTGCCAAGAAGTGCAACGCCCTGATCGCATCGATCGAGACCGCACTGTCGGCGGTACCGAGCCTCGACGAGGACCGGATCCTGCGCCGCTACGTCAACGCCATCGAGGCGACGCTCCGCACCAATTACTTCCAGAAGGATGCCGACGGAAAGCCGCGTGCGGTCCTTGCCGTCAAGCTCGATCCCAAGCAGCTCGAAGGCTTGCCCGAGCCGCGTCCGTTCCGCGAAATCTTCGTCTACGGCACCGAAGTCGAAGGCGTGCATCTGCGTTTCGGCAAGGTCGCCCGTGGCGGTCTTCGCTGGTCCGACCGCGCACAGGACTACCGCACCGAAGTACTGGGCCTGGTGAAGGCACAGCAGGTCAAGAACGCCGTCATCGTGCCCGTTGGCGCCAAGGGTGGCTTCTACCCGAAGCAGCTGCCGGTTGGCGGCAACCGCGACGAGGTGTTCAAGGCCGGAACCGAAGCCTACAAGACCTTCATCCGCACGATGCTGTCGGTCACCGACAACATTGTCGGCCAGGATGTCGTGCCGCCGGCCGACACGCTGCGCCGCGACGGTGACGATCCCTACTTCGTCGTTGCCGCCGACAAGGGCACGGCGACCTTCTCGGACACGGCCAACGGCCTGGCCCAGGAAGCAGGCTTCTGGCTCGATGACGCGTTCGCCTCAGGCGGATCGGCCGGCTACGACCACAAGAAGATGGGCATCACCGCCCGTGGCGCCTGGGAGACCGCCAAGCGGCACTTCCGCGAGATGGACATCGACATCCAGACCACTCCCTTCACCGTCGCCGGCGTCGGCGACATGTCGGGCGACGTCTTCGGCAACGGCATGCTGCTTTCGGAAAAGATCCGTCTGCTCGCGGCCTTCGACCATCGCGACATCTTCATCGATCCGAATCCGGATACGGATGTTTCCTTCGCCGAACGCAAGCGCATGTTCGCCCTGCCACGTTCGAGCTGGCAGGACTATGATCGCAAGACGCTCTCCGAAGGCGGGATGATCATTTCCCGCGCCGAAAAGTCGGTGACGCTGACACCGGAAGCCATGGCGGCGATCTGCATCGACAAGCAGAAGGCCACGCCGTTCGAGATCATGAACGCGATCCTGAAGAGCCAGGTCGATCTTCTCTGGTTCGGCGGCATCGGCACCTATGTGCGCGGCAGCAACGAGACGGATGCCGAGGTTGGCGACCGCGCCAACGACGCGATCCGTGTGGTCGCCGAAGAGGTCCGCGCCCGTGTCATCGGCGAGGGCGCAAACCTCGGCGTGACCCAGAAGGGCCGTATCGGCTTCGGCCTCAATGGCGGTCGCTGCAACTCCGACGCCATCGACAACTCGGCGGGCGTCAACTCGTCCGACGTCGAGGTCAACATCAAGATCGCGCTGGCCTCGGCGATGCGCGACGGTCGCCTGACCCGGCCGAAGCGCAACACGCTGCTGGCGTCGATGACCGAGGAAGTCGGCCATCTCGTACTGCGCAACAACTACGAGCAGTCGCTGGCAATCTCGCTCACCGAACTGCAGGGTACCGGAAACCGCACGACGCTCGGCCGCCTGATGACGCGACTCGAAGCCGACGGCCACCTCAACCGCAAGGTTGAGACGCTGCCGACCGACCAGGTCATGACCGAGCGCTATCAGGCCGGCAAGCCGCTGACACGCGCGGAGATCGGCGTCCTCCTGTCCTACTCGAAGCTGGTGCTGTTCGACGAGCTGATCGCCAGCGAGCTTCCCGACGACCCGTATTTCACGGCGACCCTGGAACGCTACTTCCCCGGCAAGATGCGCAAGACTTATGCCGGCGACATCCACGGCCACCGGCTGCGCCGCGAGATCATCGCGACGGTGCTGGCCAACGAAACCATCAATCGCGGCGGCCCCGCTTTCGTCTCGACCTTGACGGATGCCACCGGCTTCCTCTCGGCAGACGTCGTCAAGGCGGCTGTTTTGGCACTCGATGGCTTCGACCTGCCGCGGATCTATGACGAGATCGATGCCCTGGACAATCGCATCAGCGGCGCCCTCCAGAATGCGCTC harbors:
- a CDS encoding NAD-glutamate dehydrogenase, translating into MGVKYNPKRDRHIDAAKAAAIKLGTDALAPEILFGGASNDDLDLYSADMLALTAAHARSELARWDGGKPQVSVETVAGVAPGGTEVSIIAVTEHNMPFLFDSVMGEVTTTHRDIHLAIHPILVQEPGKPAKPFDPDEPSDPAHRISHIQIHLSKLTPVEAQSLSNRIRDVLEQVHQAVHDWPAMTTLLDHAMKELEDYNASRKKSDRDEALAFLRWLRDNNFTFLGMREYTYSGKGGKATVERGKGRGLGILSNPDVRVLRQGKDAVLTTPEILAFLESPDFLIVTKANVKSVVHRRAYMDYIGVKRFDADGNVAGELRIVGLFTSSAYTRQAAEIPLLRHKIEKIVDHFGYDPQSHSGKMLDNTLESYPRDDLFQIDVGLLAAFCEQINELGDRPRIRVLPRIDHFDRFVSVIVFVPREQYDSDVREKIGDYLKTAYDGRVSAYYPAFPEGGLARVHFIIGRTSGKTPRIPQAKLEEAVRGIVTRWIDRFDLLARKDGIELSVGEAYQAAFAPAEAYADLADIAACKAEDPIRISFYHYNRPVNRPDTAELKIFHAGEPVSLSRRVPLLENLGFRVISEQTYDLNVGKHGEDQHRVVLHDMELIHRDGHALNLDKSGAALEEAFLAAWNGTIEDDNFNRLILLAGLNAREVTVLRAYARYLRQAGITYSQGYIADTLNKYPAIAADIFKLFVTRMDPAIEEKPRAKKCNALIASIETALSAVPSLDEDRILRRYVNAIEATLRTNYFQKDADGKPRAVLAVKLDPKQLEGLPEPRPFREIFVYGTEVEGVHLRFGKVARGGLRWSDRAQDYRTEVLGLVKAQQVKNAVIVPVGAKGGFYPKQLPVGGNRDEVFKAGTEAYKTFIRTMLSVTDNIVGQDVVPPADTLRRDGDDPYFVVAADKGTATFSDTANGLAQEAGFWLDDAFASGGSAGYDHKKMGITARGAWETAKRHFREMDIDIQTTPFTVAGVGDMSGDVFGNGMLLSEKIRLLAAFDHRDIFIDPNPDTDVSFAERKRMFALPRSSWQDYDRKTLSEGGMIISRAEKSVTLTPEAMAAICIDKQKATPFEIMNAILKSQVDLLWFGGIGTYVRGSNETDAEVGDRANDAIRVVAEEVRARVIGEGANLGVTQKGRIGFGLNGGRCNSDAIDNSAGVNSSDVEVNIKIALASAMRDGRLTRPKRNTLLASMTEEVGHLVLRNNYEQSLAISLTELQGTGNRTTLGRLMTRLEADGHLNRKVETLPTDQVMTERYQAGKPLTRAEIGVLLSYSKLVLFDELIASELPDDPYFTATLERYFPGKMRKTYAGDIHGHRLRREIIATVLANETINRGGPAFVSTLTDATGFLSADVVKAAVLALDGFDLPRIYDEIDALDNRISGALQNALYQEVGRIFTLVTERALRTHAATGSVSEAVTRLRDGLQKLRSTMRTAISGETADEARVKTAAFVEGGVPEKLADEILELALMTLVPEIMQISAETGETLSRTAQGYFAVTETLRINRLLAAADRVPATEQFEAMALSRAISDIAGARRDITAAALREQKSERNPVQAWQENDRERVSRAGGQLTLLTEKGETTLAKITVAAGLLNDLARGRVK